In Sphaerospermopsis torques-reginae ITEP-024, the genomic window CATGCTGACATTAATATTCAAACAATATTACGGGAATTACAGGACAAAATTCAGACTCTCCAATCTTTAGTAAAATCATCGCCCAACATTGAAAATTATTCAGCAAATTTTATCAAAACTAAGATTAATAATGCTGAAAATTTTAAACATTCAGTATTATCAGCTTTAGAAAAAATTGCATCCAATCATTTAAGAAAAATCGTTTTAGCAGATACCTTAGATGTTAGATCATATAATTCCTTTAACCTATTCAAATCTTTAAATAATCTGCGACATTTACATCCTAATTGTTATGTTTTTTCTACCAGCAATGGCAAAGGACAAAACTTTATAGGTGCGAGTCCAGAACGGTTAATTAGTATTCAAGAACAGCAATTAATTACTGATGCGTTAGCAGGTTCAGCACCCAGAGGTAAAACACCAAATGAAGATGCTGCTAATGCCAACAACCTAGTTAATAGTACCAAAGAAAAACACGAACATAACCTAGTAATTGATTTTATCACCCAACGTTTATCACAACTCGGTTTATTTCCCCAAATTTTAGCACCACGTCTGCGACAATTATCTAATATTCAACATTTATGGACACCAATTACTGCGGTAGTACCTGCTAACGTTCACCCTTTAAAAATCGTTGCCCAATTACATCCTACACCAGCGGTTGCAGGTGCAGCCAGAGATATTGCTTGTGTAGAAATTCGCCGTTATGAAAAATTTGAAAGAGGTTTATATGCTGCACCTTTGGGATGGGTAGATGCAAAGGGAAATTGTGAGTTTATTGTGGGTATTCGTTCAGCTTTAATTGATGGCGATCGCGCTAGACTTTATGCAGGTGCAGGTATCGTTGCTGGTTCTGATCCTGATAGGGAATTTGCGGAAGTGCAGCTTAAACTGCAAGCATTATTAAAAGCTTTGGTTTAGGGTTTGGTGAATAAGTTATCTGCGGGAATGGGGAATAGTTTTAACTATATAGGATGATAAAATTTAGCTGCGTAACAGCTTATAGCTTTTCCCAGTCTGGTGAAGTACAAAATCATCTGCGTCTATCTGCGTTCATCTGCGTTTAATTATTACTGCTTGTACCTCACTTGAACGGTAATTGCTATATTTTCTTATTGAATTTTATTCCAAATCTCGATGAGTTGAACGAAGTGAAACCCAACTTACAGCGATTTGCAGGTAAATGAACCACATTTTTTAATCTCACGCAAAGACGCAAAGACGCAAAGGAAGAAAGGAAGATAACAATAAGGATGTGGTACAAATACATGAAAACTGCTGTAAACTCAACGTATTTGTTGAGTTTCGTTCCATTGCTTCGCAACGCTAACGCGAACAACCCAACCTACAAATCAAGATATTTTTGATTTTGGCGAAGGTATTGAGATTACGAACCACTGTTATCAAAATTTTCTAACCAGCGAATGACATCAGCTTGACTAGAAAAATCTAAAAGTGCTTCTGCTAAACTTTCTAATTGAGTTGTAGACAACTGATTAATTCTCTCTTCAGTCTCAGCATCAACCGCACCAAAGCGACGAGAAAGTAACCGGAGAACTAACAAAACCTCTCCTTCCTGTTTACCTTCAAGTTTTCCTTCCTGTTTACCAATGTTAATACCTTCCAGCTTTCCTTCCAACTTTCCTTTTTGCAGAATATCTTGATAAATCACAGATTCTTGCATAATTTCCTCTCGAAATAATTGTCGAATTACATCTTTTTCAAACCGCAAACCCGCTAGAAGCTGTACACAGGTTGAGATATTGACTCTTTCCTGGTTTTCTTCAATCATATCTAACTGATCCGCGACTTGCTT contains:
- a CDS encoding isochorismate synthase — encoded protein: MTISPCRSSFFIEYKDLHQLLLAVQEKCYEQRSQQIVSISLAIDFIDPLVVLDKFAQKNTLNFYFENKSKGEAIVAIDAITKLDISGQNRFNETEEFIKDCLKNVINFGNVNQPFAGTHFFCSFSFFDQHHYLDYPFSSATIFLPKLQVAVKNSACTLVVNHLIHADINIQTILRELQDKIQTLQSLVKSSPNIENYSANFIKTKINNAENFKHSVLSALEKIASNHLRKIVLADTLDVRSYNSFNLFKSLNNLRHLHPNCYVFSTSNGKGQNFIGASPERLISIQEQQLITDALAGSAPRGKTPNEDAANANNLVNSTKEKHEHNLVIDFITQRLSQLGLFPQILAPRLRQLSNIQHLWTPITAVVPANVHPLKIVAQLHPTPAVAGAARDIACVEIRRYEKFERGLYAAPLGWVDAKGNCEFIVGIRSALIDGDRARLYAGAGIVAGSDPDREFAEVQLKLQALLKALV